A genomic region of Lodderomyces elongisporus chromosome 5, complete sequence contains the following coding sequences:
- the AGP2 gene encoding general amino acid permease agp2, which produces MWFSKGSNRPFSKDTKSEVQDGADPATKETFVDSVSTTSNSDQSTKVENRTHRKLLPRHISLIAIGGSIGTGVFVTIGTTGLVNGGPLGLLLSYCLSTTLIMLLTTAMGELVCYMPTDSPFLDMAGRVIDPAFEVASSVNFWVMQSLYIPFEITAVNGMIHFWRDDYSPAITLSIQIFIYAAINLYAVKVFGECEFWFSLFKLILCIGLLFFTLVTMCGGNPKGDAFGFRNWHVAGGPMGMMYTTGALGRFQGFLGSLRMSSSFTCVGSEYLSMTAGEAINPRHTLPVAFRTVLYRLVIFYVGSALCVSILIAYNDPRYLSLTSESSNGASSPYVVAMENLGIHVLPHIVNAVILTSAFSAGCSYTYTSSRCLYNLAKKGFVPKFLEKCTKQGVPIYCVLASVCFSLLSLMQLGSSSSKALNYMVNLCTGSQVLNYGFMCITYIGFYHACKAQNIDRNKLTYKSWFQPYSIYFVTVMYWCIIGILGYHVFMPGHWSVDDFLFSYVMIFVSLAVYILWKVIKKTKFIRPADADLISGLDEIEAHEFEYKAMKEKNEDKAVTSKFKGLANWIF; this is translated from the coding sequence ATGTGGTTTAGTAAAGGGCTGAATCGCCCGTTCAGCAAAGATACCAAATCGGAAGTACAAGATGGGGCCGATCCCGCCACAAAGGAGACATTTGTTGATAGCGTGAGCACCACATCTAATTCCGATCAATCAACAAAGGTGGAAAACCGCACCCACAGAAAATTACTTCCTAGACACATTTCACTTATTGCAATAGGTGGTTCCATTGGTACTGGTGTTTTTGTCACTATTGGAACCACTGGTTTGGTTAATGGAGGTCCACTCGGTCTACTATTATCCTATTGTTTATCAACCACGCTTATCATGCTTTTAACAACGGCAATGGGAGAACTTGTTTGTTACATGCCCACAGACTCGCCATTTCTCGATATGGCAGGAAGAGTTATTGATCCAGCATTTGAAGTTGCCTCCTCAGTAAATTTCTGGGTGATGCAAAGTTTATATATCCCCTTTGAAATTACTGCAGTTAATGGTATGATACATTTCTGGCGTGATGATTACTCACCAGCAATCACCTTATCGATacaaattttcatttacgCAGCAATAAACTTGTATGCAGTCAAAGTGTTTGGGGAGTGTGAGTTTTGGTTCTCTTTGTTCAAGTTGATCTTGTGTATTGGGCTCTTGTTTTTTACCCTTGTTACCATGTGTGGAGGTAACCCTAAAGGCGATGCGTTTGGATTTAGAAATTGGCATGTCGCAGGCGGACCCATGGGAATGATGTACACGACAGGTGCGTTGGGGAGATTCCAAGGCTTTTTGGGTAGTCTTCGTATGTCTTCGAGTTTCACTTGTGTTGGAAGTGAATACTTGAGTATGACTGCTGGTGAAGCAATTAACCCAAGACATACTCTACCAGTTGCCTTTAGAACGGTTTTGTATCGTTTGGTTATCTTTTATGTTGGTAGTGCATTGTGTGTGTCCATCTTGATTGCATATAATGATCCCAGATACTTGAGCTTGACTTCAGAAAGCTCAAATGGTGCATCTTCTCCATATGTGGTTGCTATGGAAAACTTGGGTATCCATGTATTGCCCCACATTGTTAATGCAGTCATCTTGACATCAGCATTCTCTGCTGGTTGTTCATACACCTACACTTCATCTCGTTGTTTGTACAATTTGGCTAAAAAGGGGTTTGTGCCAAAATTCCTTGAAAAGTGTACCAAACAAGGAGTTCCCATTTACTGTGTGCTTGCATCTGTTTGTTTCTCCTTATTGTCATTGATGCAATTGGGATCATCAAGTTCCAAGGCATTGAACTATATGGTGAATTTGTGTACTGGGTCGCAAGTGCTCAATTATGGCTTTATGTGTATCACATATATTGGATTCTACCATGCATGCAAGGCGCAGAACATTGATCGGAATAAGTTGACTTACAAGTCATGGTTCCAGCCATATTCGATTTACTTTGTCACCGTAATGTATTGGTGCATTATTGGAATCTTGGGCTACCATGTGTTTATGCCTGGTCACTGGTCGGTTGACGATTTCCTCTTTAGTTATGTTATGATTTTTGTTTCGCTTGCAGTGTATATTTTGTGGAAGGTGATTAAGAAAACCAAGTTTATTAGACCTGCAGATGCCGATTTGATCAGTGGGTtggatgaaattgaagcaCACGAGTTTGAGTATAAGGCaatgaaagagaagaacGAGGATAAGGCGGTGACAAGTAAGTTCAAAGGTCTTGCCAACTGGATATTCTAG